The sequence CAAGACCTGTCGAGGTGCAGATCACCGGCTCGGCGCTGCTCTACGACATCGCCGATCCCACCGGCGGCAAGGGCGAGCCGGTCAAGCCGCTCGCGGCAACCTATCCGGACCTGCGCCGGTTCATCCGCGAAGGTTACGTCCGCTACGCCTTCACGCGCTTCGGCGTCGCCTATGTGGTGTCGATCCAGTGCCTCGACAGCGTCGCAAAGCCGAGGCGCCTTGCCTGCAGGGAAGCCTATCCGGTTGCCGAGCGCTTCCTGAAGGCGCTGCGCATCGCCGGCGGCCAGCGCATGCGGCCGCCGACGGATGTAGCGTCCAACGTTCTCGATCGCCCCGCGGCACGCTCACCCGATTTCAGCTATCGTCCGAGCGGCGACATCATTCCCAACACCGGCTATCGCAACAAGACCGGCCATCCCGACGTGATGGCCTATGCGCAGATCCGCTTTCCGCTGGAGAAGGCGCCCGCCTTCGTGCGCTCGCAGTCCTACGCCAGGCGAGACAAGAGCGAAGGCCTGACCGCCTATCCCTGGCGCGACAATTTCTGCGAATCCCGCAGCTTCGAAGTCTGGCAATGCGCCGGCGGTTACGGCCATCAGGGCGAGGACATCCGTGCCGCCGAATGCCCGCCGCCCGGCGAAGGCCGCGAACCCTGCGATCGCAAGCAGCGCGCCGTCGTCGCGGTGCGCGACGCCGTCGTCATCCGTTCCTCCAAGGACCAGGCCGCGACGCTTCAGGTCAACAGCCGGACCGAGCACATCCGCTTCCGCTACATGCACATGAATCCGCAGGCGATGAATGCCGATGGCGTCCTCAACGGCCGCCTCGTCGCCGAGGGCGAGAAGATCGGCGTGGTCTCGAACTATCTCGACCATCCCGCCGGCACGTCGATGCATCTGCATTTTGACGTCCAGGTGTTCACCCGCGACGGCTGGATCTGGGTCAGCCCCTACGTCACGCTAGTGTCCGCCTATGAGCGCCTGATCCGCGCCCGCGGCCGCGAGATCGGCCCGGAGATCGCCGTCACGACCCAGCCGGTGGCCCATACGCTGCCGGAGGACGTGATCAAGCCGGACCTGCGCGAGGGATCCAGCAGCGAGGAGAATTGACGGCTCGCTCGTTCTAATGCCGTGCATGAGCGCGTTGTCGCGCACACTCCCGGCTCGAACGAAGAAGGAATTGCATTGATGAGTGTCGGACTGCTCGGTCTTCTCGACGACATCGCGGCGATTGCCAAGGTCGCCGCAGGCTCGCTCGACGATGTGGCGAGCCAGGCTGCCAAAGCTGGCATAAAGGCGGCAGGCGTGGTCATCGACGACGCGGCCGTTACGCCGAACTACGTCATCGGTTTTGCCTCCAAGCGCGAACTGCCGATCGTCGGCAAGATTGCAGTTGGATCGCTGCGCAATAAATTGCTCATTCTCCTGCCCGTTGCGCTGCTGCTCGGTTATTTCCTTCCCGCCGCGGTCACGCCGCTGCTCATGCTCGGCGGAGCCTTTCTCTGCTACGAGGGTGCCGAGAAAGTGCTCGAAGCGGTGATGCCGCATCATGCGCGCGAGCACGAAGCTCAGCTCCAGCCGATCGCGCTGAATGCCAAGTCGGTCGAGGACGAGAAGGTCGCGAGCGCCATCAAGACGGATTTCATTCTGTCGGCAGAGATCATGGCGATCACGCTGGCCGCCCTCCCGGCGGGTAGCATCTGGACGCAGGCGCTGGTGCTGGCGCTGGTC is a genomic window of Bradyrhizobium sp. CB1717 containing:
- a CDS encoding M23 family peptidase translates to MPPGGETVVWKSFRFVSLLLASLSLLVAAPLAAEEFRSPSLTALRVDWRAALDQLRAEINSHPQVAGDFIFVPRRSVPRYDPRATPALVQLNGVSSQFFTGIARSAVPVLLPFDAGAYLEARRSGAPSSLSLSRYQADFNPVDMFDAGPAGYSATFSLEPGAGDGMPSRVFARPVEVQITGSALLYDIADPTGGKGEPVKPLAATYPDLRRFIREGYVRYAFTRFGVAYVVSIQCLDSVAKPRRLACREAYPVAERFLKALRIAGGQRMRPPTDVASNVLDRPAARSPDFSYRPSGDIIPNTGYRNKTGHPDVMAYAQIRFPLEKAPAFVRSQSYARRDKSEGLTAYPWRDNFCESRSFEVWQCAGGYGHQGEDIRAAECPPPGEGREPCDRKQRAVVAVRDAVVIRSSKDQAATLQVNSRTEHIRFRYMHMNPQAMNADGVLNGRLVAEGEKIGVVSNYLDHPAGTSMHLHFDVQVFTRDGWIWVSPYVTLVSAYERLIRARGREIGPEIAVTTQPVAHTLPEDVIKPDLREGSSSEEN
- a CDS encoding DUF808 domain-containing protein; translation: MSVGLLGLLDDIAAIAKVAAGSLDDVASQAAKAGIKAAGVVIDDAAVTPNYVIGFASKRELPIVGKIAVGSLRNKLLILLPVALLLGYFLPAAVTPLLMLGGAFLCYEGAEKVLEAVMPHHAREHEAQLQPIALNAKSVEDEKVASAIKTDFILSAEIMAITLAALPAGSIWTQALVLALVGFCITAGVYGVVALIVKADDVGLALARYDGASVVGGAIRLLGRSLVRGMPTFLTVLSTIGTAAMIWVGGGIILHGIEKYGPPAIGRTVHAATETAAHVLPSVAGIIEWSVEAAISGALGLLVGAVAIPAVEYGLSPAWKRLRLLQAA